The Pukyongia salina genome segment AAAGTTCAGGGTTTGGAAGATCTTATCAAGGATTATAAAAAGCAAATGAAAAAGATTTCCCTTACTAATGATGTAGGAAAACAAAGAAACATGATCAGGGAATTATACAGCGAACTTAATTTAAAATCCTCAACGCTACTTAGTAACGAAAAACATCTTGAGATTGTAAATGATAGTAACGCAGAATTCTTTATAAATCTACGAGAACAAAGCCCTCAGTTAACAGAACTTGAAACCTTGGTTTGTTATTATTTGTTTTTAGATTTCAAGAATAAAGAAATCGCGGTTTTTTTAAATCGTTCCGTTCGTGCCATAGAAAGTATTCGATATCGTCTGGTAAAAAAGCTCGAGCTTGAAAAGAATGGAGAATCTCTTGTAGACTTTCTTCATAAAGCTGTAAATCCTTAATAAAAATCTCTTCTTCTCTAATAGATCTGATTTCCTGAACGTCGGTTTAAACGTTAAAAATACAAGCTGCGTAGTAAGTGAGTAGTATATAATTTCAATACAAGTCTATTGATTATTAATCTTTGTTCAACTAATTATTCAATTCGTTTTACATATAAATTACTTACTATGAAATTAAAGAATTACTTGTCCTTAATAGGATTTGGTTTTGTTGCTTTTTGGGCACAATGCCAGGAAATAGAAACGAGTGAGGTGATAGAGGTGAGATCACCAGATGGTTTTTTTGTAACAGCGCCGATGACCTCATATCCTCAGGTTGATCCGAGAACCGTTCAGAAACGAGAAGTTCCTAGAAACGGTTTAAGCAAAAAGGCTCTGAAGAAACAGGAATTTAATCAAACTATAGCCCCGAGTTCAACTACCGAAGATCCAATAGCTCAAACCGCTCCGGCAACTCGATTAGGAAACCCTCCAATTGTGAATTTCGATGGAATTAATATAGATATAAGTCCGCCGGACCCAACCGCAGCTGTAGGGCCAGATCATGTGGTTCAAATGACTAACGGGTTGTGGAGCGTTTGGGATAAGAACGGTGTTCAGGAGCCGGGATTCCCGAAAGACATAAATGACCCTCTTGGAGGTGTTGTAGCTGGTGATCCAATCGTGCTATACGACAGGGAGGCCGATCGTTGGTTTATTTCACAATTTCAGTTACCGGGAAGTAATCAATTTAAAATAGCAGTTTCCACAACTTCCGATCCCACAGGATCATATTCAGTATACAGCTATGATGTGCCGGAAAACGACTATCCTCATTATAGTATTTATGGAAATAGCTACATAGTTACCGGGAATTTTAACCCTACAGAATCCGGACGATTTTACGCGTTTAACCGTCAGAAAATGATCGATGGTGACCCTACAGCCGAAATTGCAACCTTAACTCTTCCAAATTACATTGGTAGCGGAGGTTTCCAGGCGCCGCAACCTGCTCACTCGGAAGGTGCAGGAATTGCAGCAGGACCTGCTCCCATAGTTTGGTTTCAGGATGATGCTTGGACCGGAGTAGCGAACGACCACATTAAAGTATGGGATCTTAGCATAGATTGGAATAATCCCGGAGGGGCTGTAGTATCTGCACCTCAGGAGATCATGGTCTCTGCTTTCGATTCGTTCCTGGATGGAACAGGAGGGGACCCATTTGCAGTCCTGGAACAACCTGGAACCGCACAGCGAATAGATGCAATAGTATTCGCCATATATTTCCAAACGCATCGCTACGACTTTGGAACACACGAATCACTACTGTTAAACTTTCCGGTGGAAATCACAGATGGATCTCAGATCAGCGGGATTCGATGGATAGAACTAAGAAGACCAACTCCATCAGATCCATGGTCTTTATACCAGGAAGGTACCTATCAGGATGCAGGAGGTGAAAGTGTATTCTTATCCGGGATGGCTATGGACCAGGAAGGGAATATAGCTATGGGCTATACCAAGACCGGTGCTACAACATTTCCTTCATTATACTATACAGGCAGATTGGCTTCAGACCCTCTTGGAACTATGACGCTGGCCGAAGAACTTATAGTGGCCGGTACAACTTCTGTAACATCTAATTCCAGATATGGAGACTATTCTCAACTTAGCCGCGATCCCAACAATGATCTGGTTTTCTGGTTTACCGCAGAATATTCGGGAGAGCCTAGAAAGACAAGGATCGCTTCTTTCAAGATTTCGTCAACATTGTCGGCCGATGAATTAGACCTGGACAAGTCTGAACTAATAGTGACCTCCTCCGATCAGGAAAATTTTGAGATCACCTTGTTCAACAATACCACGAGGGACATTTTAAGATTATCTGTGTACGATGCTTTGGGTAACCGTGTAATTTACGAGCAAATTGAGAAATCTACACCGTCTTATTACCGTACAAATATCGATATGTCTGCAAAAGCTTCAGGTGTTTATATTGTTGAGCTTGGTAACGCCAAGACGAAAGTTAACTCTAAGATCATAGTTCGATAAATATAAACCAGGTCTCTATTTATAGAGACTAAAAACAAATAATTTAATGAAATTAATAAGAAGTGTTGTACTGGTTTTCATCTGCTCTTTATTTCTCTTTTGTAATTCAACCAAAGAACCCAAGATGGATTATGAGAATGGGGTAATTGTGGAGACTCGATCGGATAAGAAGATGAAGGCTGAAGGATACAATCTTGGCATCATCCTGAATTCAGAGGTTGAGGGTGACTGCCCATATGTGATCCAGTTAGTTTCCGATCCAAATACCATGTTCGACCCTATCGACCTATCAGAAGATCATAAGGTGAATGGGCAGAAGGTTTGGTTTACTTATAACCCCCTTCGTATGAAAAACAGATGCGACAAAGCAAACCCGGTTAGTTTAGAAAAAATTGTGATTAAAGATGATTAGTTTATAATTAATTGGTTTTAAGGCCTCTCCGGAGGCCTTTTTTTGTGACTTTTTTTTATTTCTGAAGATTCCTAAAACCGCCTATTCGGTATAGTATATGGAAACTAAATGAGATTAATTGTTCGGCTGTAAATGACCGTCTAAATTTCAGCAAAAAGTAAAAAGTAAATTTTCGGAAAATAGCTACCTAAGGAAACTATTCGACTGTTCAAATACCCGGATAGCAGCAAAAGATTTACTGAAATATTTAAGACTTAGATTTTTGATCTTCTAAGGATCTGAAATAAAGAGAACTATAAGAAATAATTAACATTCTCGGTTTTGCGTAGCGATTTAAATTAGACTACTTTTATCGATTCACGTTACTTTCCTTTTTATTAATCAATGCGATGCAAATCCCCCACATTTGACTCGATTTCTGCTTATTTTATTTTCTAACAAAAGAATGACTTTTTTAGATTTTCGTATCACTTGCGCATTTATTTTAATGTCAATAGATTAATTAATCTCAGTAAAAAATTAAACACTGTTATTCTAACAAAGGTGTTTTGAGGCACTTTTTTGTAGGATAAAACGCACTATTTGTTAAAAAACCGGCTAAAAAGTTAATTTTAAGTGCATTTTGTCGAAATAATATGCATTTAAACGATGTTTTCTTGTATAATTGTATGAGAGAATTGTAAAGCCCCTGATTTGTAACTGCTTATATAGTTCTTCTTTTAACAATTTGTTTCGCATTAGCGATTATGTTTTATCCAAAGACAGTTAGTCTTTAAGAACCTCACACTTATAGAATAATTAGTTTGATCATGTTGTAAACAACCCTACATGAACAGGAAAACGACCTACTTAGTAATATCCCTATTCACTAGCTTCTTCGCATTACAAGCGCAGATTCAGGAACCTTTTGCTGTTCGATATAGCCAAACACTTAACGGAGATTTCACTATTATCGCTAACAATGTGATCTCCAGAACTGCAACCGGAAACTATAATGGTCCGGGTAACAATCACGATTTTCAGAATAATGTTTATGTAGATATAGATAGCGACCCAACCACCTTTAATTCCAGTCAGGCGAATTTTACCAACCCTACTTCCAATGGTGCATGTGTTACCATTTTCAGGGCATTCCTGTATTGGGCCGCCGTCGACGTAGAACAACCTAACGGTAGCGATAATCAGCCAAACTGGAACTTCGACGATGTAAAACTTATGCTTCCCGGGGAGACAACCTATTCTACAATTACCGCAGATGATGTGATATTCCGTGGCCGTACTACACATTTCAGTAACGACCCTTATATCTGTATGAAGGACATCACTTCACAGGTACTGGCATTGCCCAATAAGTTTGGAACTTACACAGTTGCCAATGTAGAAGCAGCAGAAGGTACCGTGGCTCACGACCCCATGGTGGGTACCACCGGCGGATGGCAGATCGTATTTGTATACGAAAGCCCCGGACTTCCTGCCAAGAACATCACCTTAAATGATGGTTATGCACACGTTACCAACATAATCAACAACATGGATATTAATTTCAGTGGTTTCCAAACCACACCTGTTGGTAATGTGAATGCTAAATTACTATTCGGAGCCCTGGAAGGTGACAGAGGTTTGAGTGGTGACCGCCTGAGAATATTGGATGCATCCAATAACTTCGTGGATCTAACTGCTCCACAACGAACCGCAAATAACTTCTTTAACAGTAGAATTACCGTTGGTAATGGAAACTTTGTAGACCGAAGTCCGGCAAGTACAAATACTTTAGGGTTCGATGCTTCGGTTTTCGATTTGGATAATACCGGGAATTCGATAATAACGAATAACCAAACCAGTGCTACAGTACGAATTTCTTCGCAGAATGAGGTCTACGGAATTTATCTCCTCGGTCTCGCAGTTGAAGTATATAGCCCCAGCCTGGATCCCCTTGTCATTGCACAGACTTCCGGTGCCAACCCGGCAAACCCTGGCGATACCCTGGGCTTTAGTTTTACCTTTGAGAATACGGGAAATGACGATGCGATAAACACAACATTAAGTACGGTAATTCCTCCTCAAGCTTCCTTATTGCCTATAACCAATTTACCCAATGGGGTCACCTATAACTATAATCCACCTACCGGAGACCTGGTGTTCACTGTTGCTAACGGATTTCTGGATGTGGGAGATCCTCCCATTTCGATCGATATGGAACTAGAGGTTAACGACGAGTGTTATTTTCTCGAAACAGATTGTACCCTTTCTTTCGATCTACAATTTACGGCTACTTATTCGGGTGCTCAGAATCCTAACCTAATCACCTCTATAAGTACTTCAGATCCTATGTCCTGTACCGCGTTACCATATACGGTAAACATTAATCAGCCAATAGTGAACTGGCTAACGCCGGCAGGTGCGCTGGACGTTACTCTGGATTGTGACGATACAACAGGATTAAGTCAGGCCCAAAGCTTAGAACCTGTACCGGATAAATGTACATTTACCCTTAACAAAACATCCGGACCATTCGTACCCGGAAGTTGCCCAAGTACCGGAACCTATACAAATACCTGGAATTTTACAGATGCCTGTGGAGTGACCATTGCCAATTATGTGCAAGTGATCACCATTGCAGATAACGAAGATCCTACGGCTAGTAATCCGCCTGCTATCAATGTACAGTGTGTGGCCGATATACCGGCCCCCGATCCTGCTGTGGTGACCGATGAAGCCGACAATTGCTCAACCCCGACCGTAGCATTCGTTAGCGATGTTTCAGATAATCAATCTTGTCCGGAGACCGTAACGAGAACCTACAGCGTAACCGATGCCTGTGGAAATTCCATCAATGTTACTCAGCAGATCGTAATTCTGGATGATATTTTACCTACGGCCAGTAATCCAGTGACAATACAAGTTTCCTGTATCACCGATGTACCCGCCCCGGATCCTGCCGTGGTTACAGACGAGGCCGATAACTGTTCAACCCCGGTTGTTGCTTTCGTTTCAGAATCGTCCGATAATCAAAGTTGTCCCGAAACCATTTCAAGAATATACAGCGTGACCGATGCCTGCGGGAATTCCATCAATGTCACCCACCTGATCCAGGTTCAGGATGATATTTTGCCAACCGCAAGTGATCCGGCTCCCATCCAAGTGTCATGTATCACCGATGTGCCTGCCCCGGATCCTGCTGTGGTCACAGACGAAGCCGATAACTGCTCAACACCTGTAGTAGCTTTTGTAATGGATAGTTCGGATAATCAAAGTTGTCCTGAAACCATTTCAAGAATCTATAGTGTAACCGATA includes the following:
- a CDS encoding gliding motility-associated C-terminal domain-containing protein codes for the protein MNRKTTYLVISLFTSFFALQAQIQEPFAVRYSQTLNGDFTIIANNVISRTATGNYNGPGNNHDFQNNVYVDIDSDPTTFNSSQANFTNPTSNGACVTIFRAFLYWAAVDVEQPNGSDNQPNWNFDDVKLMLPGETTYSTITADDVIFRGRTTHFSNDPYICMKDITSQVLALPNKFGTYTVANVEAAEGTVAHDPMVGTTGGWQIVFVYESPGLPAKNITLNDGYAHVTNIINNMDINFSGFQTTPVGNVNAKLLFGALEGDRGLSGDRLRILDASNNFVDLTAPQRTANNFFNSRITVGNGNFVDRSPASTNTLGFDASVFDLDNTGNSIITNNQTSATVRISSQNEVYGIYLLGLAVEVYSPSLDPLVIAQTSGANPANPGDTLGFSFTFENTGNDDAINTTLSTVIPPQASLLPITNLPNGVTYNYNPPTGDLVFTVANGFLDVGDPPISIDMELEVNDECYFLETDCTLSFDLQFTATYSGAQNPNLITSISTSDPMSCTALPYTVNINQPIVNWLTPAGALDVTLDCDDTTGLSQAQSLEPVPDKCTFTLNKTSGPFVPGSCPSTGTYTNTWNFTDACGVTIANYVQVITIADNEDPTASNPPAINVQCVADIPAPDPAVVTDEADNCSTPTVAFVSDVSDNQSCPETVTRTYSVTDACGNSINVTQQIVILDDILPTASNPVTIQVSCITDVPAPDPAVVTDEADNCSTPVVAFVSESSDNQSCPETISRIYSVTDACGNSINVTHLIQVQDDILPTASDPAPIQVSCITDVPAPDPAVVTDEADNCSTPVVAFVMDSSDNQSCPETISRIYSVTDTCGNSIQVTQQIVVQDDILPTASNPSPITVECYGDIPIPDIGVVTDAADNCSVPIVAFVEDVSDNGLCPEIITRSYSVTDTCGNRIIVEQQITVRDETPPQLSSSLEPEITVGCDEMPDVPDLTFTDNCSTNLLIEYDEEIINLNELDYNIIRTWFVTDECDNRSDYTQLVMVRPELESDSVSLNICPEDDPVNLEGLIENTANLNGTWESEYLDQLDGTVFDPSGFEFGEYSFKYTYTENDCEWSTNIELSINESCINFPCIQSKDDIEISKLVSANNDGINDFFEVTYALDPNSNEPCDISVSVEIFNRWGARVFKDDNYNNDWYGVAPSGAFGDATLLPTGTYYYLVTLNNSGFDPIQGFILLGTE
- a CDS encoding T9SS type A sorting domain-containing protein, with the protein product MKLKNYLSLIGFGFVAFWAQCQEIETSEVIEVRSPDGFFVTAPMTSYPQVDPRTVQKREVPRNGLSKKALKKQEFNQTIAPSSTTEDPIAQTAPATRLGNPPIVNFDGINIDISPPDPTAAVGPDHVVQMTNGLWSVWDKNGVQEPGFPKDINDPLGGVVAGDPIVLYDREADRWFISQFQLPGSNQFKIAVSTTSDPTGSYSVYSYDVPENDYPHYSIYGNSYIVTGNFNPTESGRFYAFNRQKMIDGDPTAEIATLTLPNYIGSGGFQAPQPAHSEGAGIAAGPAPIVWFQDDAWTGVANDHIKVWDLSIDWNNPGGAVVSAPQEIMVSAFDSFLDGTGGDPFAVLEQPGTAQRIDAIVFAIYFQTHRYDFGTHESLLLNFPVEITDGSQISGIRWIELRRPTPSDPWSLYQEGTYQDAGGESVFLSGMAMDQEGNIAMGYTKTGATTFPSLYYTGRLASDPLGTMTLAEELIVAGTTSVTSNSRYGDYSQLSRDPNNDLVFWFTAEYSGEPRKTRIASFKISSTLSADELDLDKSELIVTSSDQENFEITLFNNTTRDILRLSVYDALGNRVIYEQIEKSTPSYYRTNIDMSAKASGVYIVELGNAKTKVNSKIIVR